A window of Sandaracinaceae bacterium contains these coding sequences:
- a CDS encoding AAA family ATPase produces MSDRTKSLRVHLVELDDGRVLATLIRTRESFFDAFPPSAYGETTEDVLGQLDVALRGLLATREDELARYLWKESFHVRAVPLSIHPATVIEKQPVVGKREVPLRLSYVWCEMKSGAFRVMLPRFRWWMMLEDLESARKVLEQAVSGALLGEDPAWLFEFRRQGDERVIEWTPDWLKKQASRPESPLLSFARPKVPTMEAVADDWVARAAKKKLAPVIGDDPGFESEARVLAQPLRPSLLLVGERGVGKTTFVRRLARWLLRQQRAGRDVPRRLWATSADRVLAGMIYLGMWQERVLEMVRELEGEDELLYLGALPPILRPQGDGSAIADLLAPAVLNGGLPVIAECTEAELVQARRRAGRFVDAFRVVRLAEPPRGQVVSLMRTWSARRELDVHPAALDRLVRHLDAFSRHQRFPGKGFAMLDWLAQQRPGRIDPSDASRWFAKQAGLPFELIADEASATVDEMAARLREGVIGQDAACQSAGRVLARFKAGLSDPERPLGNLLFVGPTGVGKTELAKQLARVLFGDARRMVRVDLSEYMVPGAVERLRQVGHGVTSLAEQVHRQPLSLVLFDELEKAHPEVFDLLLGVLGEGRLTDAMGRLVDFRMTVIVLTSNVGAAERPPVGFDAKPSDDFARAIRDRFRPELVNRLDHVVSFRHLDLADVRRICDLELSKALRRAGLHRRNLQLLVHPEARDRLAELGFHPRYGARPLRRVIEERVFTPLAARIASDPGFRDRRVEVVAGLSSADHIGV; encoded by the coding sequence GTGAGCGATCGGACGAAGAGCCTGCGGGTGCACCTGGTCGAGCTCGACGACGGCCGGGTCCTCGCGACGCTGATCCGGACGCGCGAGTCGTTCTTCGACGCCTTCCCACCGAGCGCGTACGGCGAGACGACGGAGGACGTGCTCGGTCAGCTCGACGTGGCGCTGCGCGGTCTGCTCGCGACCCGGGAAGACGAGCTGGCGCGCTACCTCTGGAAGGAGTCGTTCCACGTGCGCGCGGTGCCGCTCTCGATCCACCCCGCGACGGTGATCGAGAAGCAGCCCGTGGTCGGCAAGCGCGAGGTGCCGCTGCGGCTCTCCTACGTCTGGTGCGAGATGAAGAGCGGCGCGTTCCGCGTGATGCTCCCGCGCTTCCGCTGGTGGATGATGCTCGAGGACCTCGAGAGCGCGCGAAAGGTGCTGGAGCAGGCCGTGAGCGGCGCGCTGCTCGGCGAAGACCCGGCGTGGTTGTTCGAGTTCCGACGTCAGGGGGACGAGCGCGTCATCGAGTGGACGCCGGACTGGCTGAAGAAGCAGGCGTCTCGCCCCGAGTCGCCGCTGCTCTCGTTCGCGCGGCCGAAGGTGCCGACGATGGAGGCGGTGGCCGACGACTGGGTCGCGCGCGCGGCGAAGAAGAAGCTCGCGCCGGTCATCGGGGACGACCCCGGCTTCGAGTCCGAGGCCCGCGTCCTCGCGCAGCCTCTGCGCCCGTCGCTCCTGCTCGTCGGGGAGCGCGGCGTCGGCAAGACCACGTTCGTGCGCCGGCTCGCCCGCTGGCTCCTCCGACAGCAGCGCGCGGGCCGCGACGTGCCGCGTCGCCTGTGGGCCACCAGCGCCGACCGCGTCCTCGCGGGCATGATCTACCTCGGCATGTGGCAGGAGCGCGTGCTCGAGATGGTGCGCGAGCTCGAGGGGGAGGACGAGCTGCTCTATCTCGGCGCCCTGCCGCCCATCCTCCGCCCGCAGGGAGACGGCAGCGCCATCGCCGATCTGCTCGCGCCCGCGGTGCTGAACGGCGGCCTGCCCGTGATCGCCGAGTGCACCGAAGCCGAGCTCGTGCAGGCCCGCCGCCGCGCCGGCCGCTTCGTCGACGCCTTCCGCGTCGTCCGGCTGGCCGAGCCGCCGCGTGGCCAGGTGGTCTCGCTCATGCGCACCTGGTCGGCCCGCCGCGAGCTCGACGTCCATCCGGCCGCGCTCGACCGGCTCGTGCGGCACCTCGACGCGTTCTCACGGCACCAGCGCTTCCCGGGCAAGGGCTTCGCGATGCTGGACTGGCTGGCCCAGCAGCGACCGGGGCGGATCGATCCGAGCGACGCGTCGCGCTGGTTCGCGAAGCAGGCGGGGCTGCCGTTCGAGCTCATCGCGGACGAGGCGTCGGCCACGGTGGACGAGATGGCGGCCCGGCTCCGCGAAGGCGTGATCGGCCAGGACGCGGCGTGTCAGAGCGCGGGCCGCGTGCTCGCGCGCTTCAAGGCGGGCCTGAGCGATCCCGAGCGGCCGCTCGGCAACCTGCTCTTCGTCGGACCGACCGGGGTCGGCAAGACCGAGCTCGCCAAGCAGCTCGCGCGCGTGCTCTTCGGGGACGCGCGCCGCATGGTCCGCGTCGACCTCAGCGAGTACATGGTGCCCGGCGCGGTGGAGCGCCTGCGTCAGGTCGGCCACGGCGTCACCAGCCTCGCCGAGCAGGTGCACCGCCAGCCGCTCTCGCTCGTGCTCTTCGACGAGCTCGAGAAGGCGCACCCCGAGGTGTTCGACCTCCTCCTCGGCGTGCTCGGCGAGGGCCGCCTCACCGACGCGATGGGCCGCCTCGTCGACTTCCGCATGACGGTCATCGTGCTGACGAGCAACGTCGGCGCGGCCGAGCGCCCCCCGGTCGGCTTCGACGCGAAGCCCTCCGACGACTTCGCGCGCGCCATCCGCGACCGCTTCCGCCCCGAGCTCGTGAACCGCCTCGACCACGTCGTGAGCTTCCGGCACCTGGATCTCGCCGACGTCCGCCGCATCTGCGACCTCGAGCTCTCGAAGGCCCTGCGCCGCGCCGGCCTCCACCGCCGCAACCTCCAGCTCCTCGTGCACCCGGAGGCCCGCGACCGCCTCGCCGAGCTCGGCTTCCACCCCCGCTACGGCGCCCGCCCGCTTCGACGCGTCATCGAGGAGCGCGTCTTCACCCCCCTCGCGGCCCGCATCGCGTCCGACCCCGGCTTCCGCGACCGCCGCGTCGAGGTCGTCGCCGGCCTTTCCTCTGCGGATCACATCGGTGTATGA
- a CDS encoding CAP domain-containing protein, with protein MRRLLLTALFLAACDGGSGPVEPPMEDRAAHCPERDPVMCAEDVGGLFPFTRHGSTVGLDDQYGDAPCVAGGGVTIEDVSFRWTAPWAGRFTFSTEGSAIDTVLTLRQGVCGGRALACSDDAAGGAHSELTADLDECETITVVVDGAGVDDVGDFTLRVTGYETLCGNGVDDDLDGLTDCDDDDCFTPECAEPGDDWPEDWTALEWGVLEETNARRAEGAVCGGEEFGPAGPLEMDPLLRLSARLHSKDMAEQNYFSHDSLDGRMLGDRVAATGFGGTFLGENIARGQPTARAVVDAWMDSEGHCRNIMNPGFHFLGVGHALSAGGEPFWTQNFAGNR; from the coding sequence GTGCGCCGACTTCTCCTCACCGCCCTCTTCCTCGCCGCCTGCGACGGCGGCTCCGGTCCGGTCGAGCCGCCGATGGAGGACCGCGCCGCGCACTGCCCGGAGCGCGACCCGGTGATGTGCGCGGAGGACGTGGGCGGGCTCTTCCCGTTCACGCGCCACGGCAGCACGGTGGGGCTCGACGATCAGTACGGGGACGCGCCCTGCGTGGCCGGCGGCGGCGTGACCATCGAGGACGTGTCGTTCCGCTGGACCGCGCCCTGGGCGGGGCGCTTCACCTTCAGCACCGAGGGCAGCGCCATCGACACGGTGCTGACGCTCCGGCAGGGCGTGTGCGGAGGGCGCGCGCTCGCGTGCAGCGATGACGCGGCGGGCGGCGCGCACTCGGAGCTCACGGCCGACCTCGACGAGTGCGAGACGATCACGGTGGTGGTCGACGGAGCCGGGGTCGACGACGTCGGGGACTTCACGCTGCGTGTCACCGGCTACGAGACCCTGTGCGGCAACGGCGTCGACGACGACCTCGACGGGCTCACCGACTGCGACGACGACGACTGCTTCACGCCCGAGTGCGCGGAGCCCGGGGACGACTGGCCCGAGGACTGGACCGCGCTCGAGTGGGGTGTGCTCGAGGAGACCAACGCGCGGCGGGCCGAGGGCGCGGTCTGCGGAGGTGAGGAATTCGGTCCGGCGGGGCCGCTCGAGATGGACCCCCTGCTGCGGCTCTCGGCGCGCCTGCACAGCAAGGACATGGCCGAGCAGAACTACTTCAGCCACGACAGCCTCGACGGGCGCATGCTCGGCGACCGCGTGGCCGCGACGGGGTTCGGCGGCACCTTCCTCGGGGAGAACATCGCCCGCGGGCAGCCCACCGCGCGCGCGGTGGTCGACGCGTGGATGGACTCCGAGGGCCACTGCCGGAACATCATGAACCCGGGCTTCCACTTCCTCGGCGTCGGGCACGCGCTCAGCGCGGGCGGCGAGCCGTTCTGGACGCAGAACTTCGCGGGCAACCGCTGA
- a CDS encoding DUF421 domain-containing protein produces MDERWAEELPALGELGMVAATGVLIYLAVIAAVRLNGLRSFSKMSAYDFAMTIGVGTLLASTMISKSITLAHGLVGLATLFAAQRVISVIRQRVQIFHRALDNSPILLMDGERILRDNLKKARLTEDDLRAKLREANVLCLSQVHAVVFEGTGDISVLHRSGHDGPELEPWLLNDVKR; encoded by the coding sequence ATGGACGAACGATGGGCGGAGGAGCTGCCGGCGCTGGGCGAGCTGGGCATGGTCGCGGCGACCGGGGTGCTGATCTACCTGGCCGTCATCGCGGCGGTGCGGCTGAACGGCCTGCGCAGCTTCTCGAAGATGAGCGCGTACGACTTCGCGATGACGATCGGCGTCGGCACCTTGCTGGCGAGCACCATGATCTCGAAGAGCATCACGCTGGCTCACGGCCTCGTCGGCCTGGCCACGCTCTTCGCGGCCCAACGGGTCATCAGCGTGATCCGCCAGCGGGTGCAGATCTTCCACCGGGCGCTCGACAACTCGCCCATCTTGCTCATGGACGGCGAGCGCATCCTCCGCGACAACCTGAAGAAGGCGCGCCTGACCGAAGACGACCTGCGGGCGAAGCTCCGCGAAGCCAACGTCCTGTGCTTGTCGCAGGTGCACGCGGTGGTGTTCGAGGGGACCGGAGACATCAGCGTCCTGCATCGCAGCGGCCACGACGGACCGGAGCTCGAGCCGTGGCTCCTGAACGACGTGAAGCGCTGA
- a CDS encoding arsenate reductase family protein: MSLTVYQYPNCSTCRKALKWLDANGVDYTSVDITAKPPAKTKLKKAWKDSGHALKRFFNTSGQSYRQGGFKEKLATMSDGEAIDALAADGKLIKRPLAIGESAKGEGVVLVGFKEDEWKSALL; encoded by the coding sequence ATGAGCCTGACCGTCTATCAGTACCCGAACTGCAGCACGTGCCGGAAGGCGCTCAAGTGGCTCGACGCGAACGGCGTCGACTACACGAGCGTGGACATCACGGCGAAGCCGCCCGCGAAGACGAAGCTGAAGAAGGCCTGGAAGGACTCCGGCCACGCGCTCAAGCGCTTCTTCAACACGTCCGGGCAGTCCTACCGCCAGGGCGGCTTCAAGGAGAAGCTCGCGACGATGAGCGACGGAGAGGCCATCGACGCGCTCGCCGCCGACGGCAAGCTCATCAAGCGTCCGCTCGCGATCGGAGAGAGCGCGAAGGGGGAGGGCGTCGTGCTCGTCGGCTTCAAGGAAGACGAGTGGAAGAGCGCCCTGCTCTGA
- a CDS encoding DoxX family protein — translation MQKLRNASERLAPIGLTTLRVVVGVIMAVHGWMKLQDFEGWARNVEAMGLPAPELMAPLAIAGELGGGVLLVLGALTPLAALGVLVSMLVAVFVVHLDQGLLAKDGGFEYPMTLAAVAFFLMLRGGGPFSVDRLLFGRGRARPRARDPRLPRGAFGHEARV, via the coding sequence ATGCAGAAGCTACGCAACGCGTCCGAGCGACTCGCCCCGATCGGACTCACCACGCTCCGCGTCGTCGTGGGCGTCATCATGGCCGTGCACGGCTGGATGAAGCTGCAGGACTTCGAGGGCTGGGCACGGAACGTCGAGGCGATGGGCCTGCCGGCGCCCGAGCTGATGGCGCCGCTCGCCATCGCCGGGGAGCTCGGGGGCGGCGTCCTGCTCGTGCTCGGCGCGCTCACCCCTCTCGCGGCGCTCGGCGTCCTGGTCTCCATGCTGGTCGCCGTCTTCGTCGTTCACCTCGACCAGGGGCTCCTCGCGAAGGACGGTGGCTTCGAGTACCCGATGACCCTGGCCGCTGTGGCGTTCTTCCTCATGCTGCGGGGCGGGGGCCCGTTCAGCGTCGACCGGCTGCTCTTCGGCCGCGGCCGCGCGCGCCCCAGGGCGCGAGACCCGCGTCTCCCGCGCGGCGCCTTCGGCCACGAGGCTCGGGTCTGA